A part of Curtobacterium sp. MCLR17_036 genomic DNA contains:
- the purD gene encoding phosphoribosylamine--glycine ligase: MRILVLGSGAREHAIITALLAERAGHVITAAPGNAGIAADVETVSLDPTNGALVAEYAIENGVELVVVGPEAPLIAGVADPVRTRGIPVFGPGRAAAQLEGSKAFAKRIMSEAGVPTGRPVYAGTVDEAVAAIDELGAPYVVKADGLAAGKGVLVTEDRQAAVDHATYWLQHGHVVVEEFLDGEEVSLFFLSDGHDVRALSPAQDYKRLGDGDVGPNTGGMGAYSPLPWLADRWETEQAFVAEVTELVALPTVRRLEHEGTPFVGLLYCGLIVTEQGVRVIEFNARFGDPETQVVLPRLATPLSGLLLAAATGQLGNAPAPQFRDEAAVTVVLASEGYPENPQTGRAITGVDAADAREGVSVAHAATGLLDDQLVATGGRVLSVVATGSSFAEARDRAYAGIGDITLAGAQYRTDIAAKVAR; encoded by the coding sequence GTGCGAATCCTCGTCCTCGGTTCCGGTGCCCGCGAGCACGCCATCATCACGGCCCTGCTCGCAGAGCGCGCCGGTCACGTCATCACGGCGGCTCCCGGCAACGCCGGCATCGCCGCCGACGTCGAGACCGTCTCCCTCGACCCCACGAACGGCGCCCTGGTCGCCGAGTACGCGATCGAGAACGGCGTCGAACTCGTCGTCGTCGGTCCCGAGGCACCGCTCATCGCGGGCGTCGCCGACCCCGTCCGCACCCGCGGCATCCCGGTGTTCGGCCCGGGCCGCGCCGCCGCGCAGCTCGAGGGTTCGAAGGCCTTCGCCAAGCGGATCATGTCCGAGGCCGGGGTGCCCACCGGGCGGCCCGTGTACGCCGGCACCGTGGACGAGGCCGTGGCAGCGATCGACGAACTCGGCGCCCCGTACGTCGTCAAGGCCGACGGGCTCGCCGCCGGCAAGGGCGTGCTCGTGACCGAGGACCGGCAGGCCGCCGTCGACCACGCCACCTACTGGCTGCAGCACGGCCACGTCGTGGTCGAGGAGTTCCTGGACGGCGAAGAGGTCTCGCTCTTCTTCCTGAGCGACGGACACGACGTCCGGGCGCTCAGCCCCGCGCAGGACTACAAGCGGCTCGGCGACGGCGACGTCGGCCCGAACACCGGCGGGATGGGCGCCTACTCGCCCCTGCCGTGGCTCGCCGACCGCTGGGAGACCGAGCAGGCCTTCGTCGCCGAGGTCACCGAGCTGGTCGCGCTCCCCACCGTCCGTCGCCTGGAGCACGAGGGCACCCCGTTCGTCGGGCTGCTCTACTGCGGGCTGATCGTGACCGAGCAGGGGGTCCGGGTCATCGAGTTCAACGCCCGGTTCGGCGACCCGGAGACGCAGGTCGTGCTCCCCCGCCTGGCCACGCCGCTGAGCGGGCTGCTGCTCGCCGCGGCCACGGGGCAGCTCGGCAACGCACCCGCCCCGCAGTTCCGCGACGAGGCCGCCGTCACGGTCGTGCTCGCCAGCGAGGGCTACCCGGAGAACCCGCAGACCGGCCGCGCGATCACCGGCGTCGACGCCGCCGACGCCCGCGAGGGGGTCTCGGTCGCGCACGCCGCCACCGGCCTGCTCGACGACCAGCTCGTCGCCACCGGCGGCCGCGTGCTCAGCGTCGTCGCCACCGGGTCCTCGTTCGCCGAGGCCCGCGACCGCGCCTACGCCGGCATCGGCGACATCACGCTCGCCGGCGCCCAGTACCGCACCGACATCGCCGCGAAGGTCGCCCGGTGA
- a CDS encoding sterol carrier family protein, translated as MPPRRIEDADGIAALRAVQQGETARPTLATAVRWTLQRLAEDVPGNSVEVRVPPFAAVQAVPGPRHTRGTPPNVVETDATTWLALATGELTWDGAVAQARVSASGSRADLTAFLPVHAAL; from the coding sequence ATGCCACCCAGGAGGATCGAGGACGCCGACGGGATCGCGGCACTGCGTGCCGTGCAGCAGGGGGAGACGGCCCGGCCGACGCTCGCGACCGCGGTGCGCTGGACCCTGCAGCGGCTCGCCGAGGACGTCCCCGGCAACAGCGTCGAGGTGCGGGTGCCGCCGTTCGCGGCGGTGCAGGCGGTGCCGGGACCGCGCCACACCCGCGGCACGCCCCCGAACGTGGTCGAGACGGACGCGACGACGTGGCTGGCCCTGGCCACCGGCGAGCTCACCTGGGACGGTGCGGTCGCGCAGGCGCGCGTCAGCGCGTCCGGCTCGCGCGCGGACCTGACGGCCTTCCTGCCGGTGCACGCCGCGCTCTGA
- a CDS encoding LuxR C-terminal-related transcriptional regulator → MRRREEDRAVAVVAQHRWSVALVGAPGLGKTTVAARVTDRVVERDPTDRTVVVPITAVAASRSMPFSAAAERFGELPTTLSELADRAGAEARLRAIAELRDRDVLIRVDDADHLDAISARYVAWLVREQGARLVLTCRDFTALPEPLRALWQEDLLERIDLQPLALHETASLIAEALGAQLETASVERVQRATAGNPLYLREVVRAARTSGALEHTASGWYWRGRVTASNSLADMYRTELGSLPEDLRDVVDIVALADPIPLPRLLGLVSGGDVDRVVALGLVRIDAVEDGAAVVRPSHPLVGEVIRGLVPVARRSTLFARANAFRADRPEGAPPAARLRAALWSLECGVLPSVEQLLDGAQVASRLQEHESTLSLTSAALRTTLHPTERVTALCLRSLAYAYSVGREAGRTDAEAAWALAQASSDEVSDDAVVQACETLANTRQFHDDDVDAAVALTDAAVPLVSGDAVERLRLLRLSHLGWGGRFAEVRAEVERSGIVHAPTVPASFLCLAACAVMALATEGRLDDASAFGRRALATAVEHLEDSPWSVGEIISVLHQVQVWRGDLADLFTEVPVRRSSPYLKYDFTLELIGEGNLAIGQRRWEDAITAFTAACERYDVADHGGFAAYPWARLAMAYGFAGRAEDAARALDRARTTPLRAMRITGELIPTTIAWAEAVIGNPAGALHADEVIARSTESGSWTAVMYARALHYSTDLLAGREAGPSLDRLREAAARIEGPLAAAVVEYADALRSGDRVRTVAAQGVLASHGMAVAASRAKAPLTKREYEVAELAAGGLSNRRIAEVLGLSTRTIDAHLSRVFAKWQLHARSELGELF, encoded by the coding sequence TTGCGTCGTCGTGAGGAGGACCGCGCCGTCGCCGTCGTCGCCCAGCACCGCTGGAGCGTCGCGCTCGTCGGCGCGCCCGGACTCGGCAAGACCACCGTCGCCGCACGGGTGACCGACCGGGTCGTCGAGCGCGACCCGACGGACCGCACCGTGGTCGTGCCGATCACGGCAGTCGCCGCGAGCCGGTCGATGCCGTTCAGCGCCGCCGCCGAACGGTTCGGCGAGCTGCCCACGACACTGTCCGAGCTCGCGGACCGCGCCGGTGCCGAGGCCCGGCTGCGTGCGATCGCCGAGCTGCGGGACCGCGACGTCCTCATCCGCGTCGACGACGCCGACCACCTCGACGCGATCTCGGCGCGCTACGTCGCGTGGCTCGTCCGCGAGCAGGGTGCCCGGCTCGTGCTGACGTGCCGCGACTTCACCGCGCTGCCGGAACCCCTGCGCGCGCTCTGGCAGGAGGACCTGCTCGAACGGATCGACCTGCAGCCGCTCGCGCTGCACGAGACGGCGTCGCTCATCGCCGAGGCGCTCGGTGCGCAGCTCGAGACGGCCTCGGTCGAACGGGTGCAGCGTGCGACCGCCGGCAACCCGCTCTACCTGCGCGAGGTGGTGCGGGCGGCGCGGACGTCCGGCGCCCTGGAGCACACGGCCTCCGGCTGGTACTGGCGCGGTCGGGTGACGGCGTCGAACAGCCTCGCCGACATGTACCGGACCGAACTCGGGTCGCTGCCGGAGGACCTGCGTGACGTCGTCGACATCGTCGCCCTCGCCGACCCGATCCCGCTGCCGCGTCTGCTCGGACTCGTGAGCGGCGGTGACGTCGACCGCGTCGTCGCGCTCGGACTGGTCCGCATCGACGCGGTCGAGGACGGCGCCGCGGTCGTCCGGCCGTCGCACCCGCTCGTCGGCGAGGTCATCCGCGGCCTGGTGCCGGTCGCCCGGCGATCGACACTGTTCGCGCGTGCGAACGCCTTCCGCGCCGACCGGCCGGAGGGCGCCCCGCCCGCGGCACGGCTCCGAGCCGCGCTCTGGTCGCTCGAGTGCGGCGTGCTGCCCTCGGTCGAGCAGCTGCTCGACGGCGCCCAGGTGGCCTCGCGGCTGCAGGAGCACGAGAGCACGCTGTCGCTGACCTCGGCGGCGCTCCGCACGACGCTGCACCCGACGGAACGGGTCACGGCGCTGTGCCTCCGGTCACTGGCGTACGCCTACTCCGTCGGGCGCGAGGCCGGACGCACCGACGCCGAGGCGGCCTGGGCGCTCGCGCAGGCGTCGAGCGACGAGGTCTCCGACGACGCCGTGGTCCAGGCGTGCGAGACCCTGGCGAACACGCGGCAGTTCCACGACGACGACGTCGACGCCGCGGTCGCCCTGACCGACGCCGCCGTCCCGCTCGTGTCCGGCGACGCCGTCGAACGGCTGCGCCTGCTGCGGTTGAGCCACCTCGGCTGGGGCGGACGGTTCGCCGAGGTCCGGGCCGAGGTCGAGCGGAGCGGGATCGTGCACGCGCCGACCGTGCCGGCGTCCTTCCTGTGCCTCGCCGCCTGCGCCGTGATGGCCCTGGCGACCGAGGGGCGGCTCGACGACGCCTCGGCGTTCGGACGTCGGGCGCTCGCCACCGCGGTCGAGCACCTGGAGGACTCCCCGTGGAGCGTCGGGGAGATCATCTCGGTGCTGCACCAGGTGCAGGTCTGGCGGGGCGACCTCGCCGACCTGTTCACCGAGGTGCCGGTCCGACGCTCGAGCCCCTACCTGAAGTACGACTTCACGCTCGAGCTCATCGGCGAGGGCAACCTGGCGATCGGGCAGCGCCGCTGGGAGGACGCGATCACGGCGTTCACGGCGGCGTGCGAACGGTACGACGTCGCCGACCACGGCGGGTTCGCGGCGTACCCGTGGGCGCGCCTCGCGATGGCGTACGGCTTCGCCGGGCGGGCGGAGGACGCCGCCCGGGCGCTCGACCGCGCACGGACCACGCCGCTCCGGGCGATGCGCATCACCGGCGAGCTCATCCCCACGACGATCGCCTGGGCCGAGGCCGTCATCGGCAACCCCGCCGGAGCGCTGCACGCCGACGAGGTCATCGCGCGGAGCACCGAGTCCGGGTCCTGGACCGCGGTGATGTACGCACGGGCCCTGCACTACTCGACCGACCTGCTCGCGGGACGCGAGGCGGGACCGTCCCTCGACCGCCTGCGCGAGGCGGCCGCGCGCATCGAGGGGCCGCTCGCCGCCGCCGTCGTCGAGTACGCCGACGCGCTCCGGTCCGGGGACCGCGTCCGGACCGTGGCCGCGCAGGGCGTCCTCGCGTCGCACGGCATGGCGGTCGCGGCGAGCCGGGCGAAGGCTCCGCTGACGAAGCGCGAGTACGAGGTTGCCGAGCTGGCGGCGGGCGGGCTGAGCAACCGGCGCATCGCCGAGGTCCTCGGGCTGTCCACCCGCACGATCGACGCGCACCTGTCGCGGGTGTTCGCGAAGTGGCAGCTGCACGCCCGGTCGGAGCTCGGCGAGCTCTTCTGA